The following proteins come from a genomic window of Desulfonatronum thiodismutans:
- a CDS encoding A24 family peptidase produces MLELLFPGFFLGVVLAVCVFTDALRGKVYNIVTIPAMVFGIAGSTLMYGLHGFLGGMGGLLLGGVLLFVPFAVGVLGAGDVKLSAAVGSIAGPWFVLQTILVAFLFAAIATILIRLYQGRLSQTLKRTGLFFWGLVSPLHRTDMSRTSEEQGIPFALCLAAGALVVKWWNGNLF; encoded by the coding sequence ATGTTGGAATTGCTTTTTCCCGGTTTTTTTCTGGGAGTGGTTTTGGCCGTCTGTGTTTTTACCGACGCCTTGCGTGGGAAAGTGTATAACATTGTCACCATCCCGGCCATGGTGTTCGGTATTGCTGGCTCCACGCTTATGTACGGCTTGCATGGTTTTCTCGGAGGGATGGGAGGGCTTCTTCTTGGAGGGGTCCTCCTGTTTGTCCCTTTTGCGGTGGGCGTGCTTGGGGCCGGGGATGTAAAGCTTTCAGCGGCAGTGGGCTCGATCGCCGGGCCCTGGTTTGTTTTGCAAACGATTTTGGTCGCTTTTTTGTTCGCGGCAATCGCCACCATTTTGATTCGACTCTATCAAGGGCGCTTATCGCAGACATTGAAGCGAACGGGGTTGTTCTTTTGGGGATTGGTTTCTCCTCTACACCGGACGGACATGTCGCGGACTAGCGAGGAACAGGGGATCCCGTTCGCCCTGTGTCTCGCCGCGGGAGCCCTGGTCGTTAAATGGTGGAATGGAAATCTTTTTTAA
- a CDS encoding FHA domain-containing protein produces MRLRFVLEILSGPKRGETFELTRKETIVGRGGDCHLCLEDDEVSRRHCSILVSRGEVVLKDLGSANGTLLNGRLVDQANLNSGDVVRAGKSELRLSSQEADTSSSDKTQMHAVGKVDAVTHRLRGLGWSSKIMLIMLVAALISHALVAWPLISEQRKMASQEALRKAGALVTALAALSQEALRIGDEMLLDVERISQHEGVVEAYVYDRAGRILAPVSRFLQTPTDPASRSAILAEERTMVEVQDGVYDLSEPIRIYDVQSGRFVKIGTARIIFSLHTITSLEEGVKRNALISLIVLLLVAAAVASAIGYVTSRPLITLRDDLETALKGDGSNVPEKLGLGSLNRLAGSINRALIKISTLAKEPSTSTPRSSSGRMRPIVASSPLGPLVDHLPNIVADAVMAADADNIVLMVNSGFCELMGVAPDVRGKHFFEAFPDQAVLSGVMKLIHQAVGAPEKMASATITLSSGDPLQGSVAVEMVQGKEEFERVLIVLSRSIKESKA; encoded by the coding sequence ATGCGGCTTAGATTCGTTCTGGAAATCCTCAGCGGGCCAAAGCGTGGGGAAACCTTTGAGTTGACGCGCAAGGAAACGATTGTCGGTCGCGGCGGGGATTGCCATCTTTGTCTGGAAGACGACGAAGTTTCTCGCAGGCATTGCTCCATCCTCGTCTCCCGCGGTGAAGTGGTGCTCAAGGATTTGGGCAGCGCCAACGGAACCTTGCTCAACGGGCGTTTGGTGGATCAAGCCAACCTGAACTCCGGTGACGTGGTGCGTGCCGGAAAGTCCGAACTGCGCCTGAGCAGCCAGGAAGCGGACACCTCATCTTCGGACAAAACCCAGATGCACGCCGTGGGCAAGGTCGATGCCGTTACACATCGTCTTCGCGGATTGGGTTGGTCCTCCAAGATCATGCTGATCATGCTCGTTGCGGCCCTGATCAGCCATGCCCTGGTCGCTTGGCCGTTGATTTCCGAACAACGCAAAATGGCCTCCCAGGAAGCCTTGCGCAAGGCAGGAGCCCTGGTTACGGCTTTGGCCGCGCTGAGCCAGGAAGCGTTGCGGATTGGGGATGAAATGCTGCTGGATGTGGAGCGCATCTCCCAACATGAAGGCGTCGTTGAGGCCTATGTTTATGATCGGGCTGGACGAATTCTCGCACCGGTGAGTCGGTTTTTGCAGACTCCGACCGACCCGGCCTCACGCAGTGCCATCCTGGCCGAGGAGAGGACCATGGTCGAAGTCCAGGACGGTGTTTACGACCTTTCGGAACCAATCCGCATCTATGATGTCCAGTCCGGAAGATTCGTGAAGATCGGCACTGCCAGGATCATTTTTTCCCTGCACACCATCACCAGCCTGGAGGAAGGCGTTAAACGCAATGCCCTCATTAGTCTGATCGTTCTGCTGCTGGTCGCCGCGGCGGTAGCTTCGGCTATCGGGTACGTTACCTCGCGGCCTTTGATTACCTTGCGCGACGACCTGGAAACCGCGCTCAAAGGAGACGGAAGCAACGTCCCCGAAAAACTGGGCCTCGGAAGCTTGAACAGACTGGCCGGAAGCATCAACCGGGCCCTGATCAAAATATCCACCCTAGCCAAAGAACCGTCCACTTCGACTCCACGGTCCTCCTCGGGGCGGATGCGTCCTATCGTCGCTTCGTCCCCGTTAGGTCCGCTGGTCGACCATTTGCCGAACATCGTTGCTGATGCGGTCATGGCCGCGGATGCGGACAATATTGTGTTGATGGTCAATTCCGGGTTTTGCGAGTTGATGGGCGTCGCCCCGGATGTCCGGGGCAAGCATTTTTTTGAGGCGTTCCCGGATCAGGCCGTTCTTTCCGGAGTGATGAAGCTGATTCATCAAGCAGTGGGCGCTCCGGAAAAAATGGCCTCGGCCACCATTACGCTATCCAGCGGTGACCCATTGCAGGGGAGCGTGGCGGTCGAGATGGTTCAGGGAAAGGAGGAATTCGAAAGAGTGCTGATTGTCTTGAGCCGATCGATCAAGGAGAGCAAAGCATGA
- a CDS encoding ATPase, T2SS/T4P/T4SS family, giving the protein MAGWIYMVTSAKGGVGKSLFAHNFALALLRETRGRVLLVDMDLDYCGDGGLALNIEHPKRTMADLAGLLDSLLPNMLRGLPDCHSSGLHFMPAYRRPEEAALLTGPVIGRCFDLLAKGFDAVVADLSTGFHPANLACLDCATRIFMLFTPDVLSVAHTGKGLETLQHHAFPQQMISLVLNRYDPRGDYPPEMIQARLGRPIQGILPNEPEALAKSLTNRQPMLLGQPRNPFSRAVDELAGTVWTNEVSTPRPQRSRAIREFVMPVVAPSSSPTGIPTDQAIRPSASHTSQQADGDRLDAVKLRIHERLVEEMDLKRLELEAVHDARLAEQFQTDVRKVVDRLMDEEGERIADRDVRTRLVMEILSEALGLGPLESLLADESVTEVMCNGHDQIFVERKGKIQLSGLRFMTGKHLRGTIERIVAPLGRRIDEMSPMVDARLKDGSRVNAVIPPLAVDGPLLTIRKFPSKSLQVEDLVRFGSINQAIADLFNFCVRAKLNILISGGTGSGKTTLLNLMSSFIPHDERIVTIEDSAELQLKQEHVCRLESRPPSLEGTGEITIRDLVRNSLRMRPDRIVVGECRSAEALDMLQAMNTGHDGSMTTIHANSPRDALNRLETLVMFAGFELPSRAIREQVTAAINIIVQQSRFPDGSRKITHITELTGMEGDVITLQDIFEYRQTGLDEQGRVVGHFVASGFIPRFMNTLEAKGFTFPREIFLESYE; this is encoded by the coding sequence ATGGCCGGGTGGATTTATATGGTGACCAGCGCCAAGGGGGGCGTGGGCAAATCCCTTTTCGCGCACAATTTCGCATTGGCGTTGTTGCGGGAGACCCGTGGGCGCGTGCTGTTGGTGGACATGGACCTGGATTATTGCGGCGACGGCGGCTTGGCCCTGAACATCGAGCATCCCAAGCGGACCATGGCCGACCTGGCGGGCTTGCTGGACTCCCTGCTGCCGAACATGCTCCGCGGTCTTCCGGACTGCCACTCGTCCGGGCTGCATTTCATGCCTGCGTATCGGCGGCCTGAAGAAGCCGCCTTGCTCACCGGGCCGGTGATCGGACGTTGCTTTGACCTTCTGGCCAAGGGATTTGATGCAGTGGTCGCGGATCTGAGCACCGGCTTTCATCCGGCCAATCTGGCCTGCCTGGACTGCGCCACTCGGATTTTCATGCTCTTCACCCCTGACGTCCTTTCCGTGGCCCATACAGGGAAGGGCTTGGAGACTCTCCAGCATCACGCGTTTCCCCAGCAAATGATCTCCCTGGTCCTGAACCGATATGATCCACGTGGAGACTATCCTCCGGAGATGATCCAGGCGCGTCTCGGCCGACCGATTCAGGGCATTTTGCCCAATGAACCTGAAGCATTGGCCAAGAGCCTCACCAATCGTCAGCCGATGCTGCTGGGGCAACCGCGCAACCCGTTCAGCCGAGCCGTGGATGAATTGGCCGGGACTGTTTGGACCAATGAAGTGTCCACGCCTCGCCCTCAGCGTTCCCGAGCGATCCGGGAGTTCGTCATGCCCGTGGTCGCGCCGTCATCCTCGCCGACCGGTATTCCAACGGACCAAGCCATTCGGCCAAGTGCTTCGCACACTTCGCAACAGGCTGATGGGGACAGGCTGGATGCCGTCAAACTGAGGATCCATGAGCGCCTTGTGGAGGAAATGGATCTGAAGCGTCTGGAACTGGAGGCCGTGCATGACGCGAGGTTGGCCGAGCAGTTCCAGACCGACGTGCGCAAAGTCGTCGACCGCCTGATGGACGAGGAGGGGGAACGTATCGCGGACCGCGACGTCCGCACTCGTCTGGTGATGGAAATCCTCAGCGAGGCCTTGGGGCTCGGCCCGTTGGAAAGCCTGTTGGCCGACGAAAGCGTCACCGAGGTCATGTGCAACGGGCACGATCAGATTTTCGTGGAGCGCAAAGGCAAGATCCAGCTATCGGGCCTGCGGTTCATGACGGGCAAGCATCTGCGCGGGACCATCGAGAGGATTGTGGCCCCGCTTGGTCGGCGGATCGATGAGATGTCGCCCATGGTGGACGCCCGGTTGAAGGACGGTTCCCGGGTCAACGCCGTGATTCCGCCCCTGGCCGTGGACGGCCCGCTGTTGACCATCCGGAAGTTTCCCAGCAAGTCCCTGCAAGTGGAGGACCTAGTCAGATTCGGGTCCATCAATCAGGCCATTGCCGATCTGTTCAATTTTTGCGTCCGGGCCAAGCTGAACATCCTGATCTCCGGTGGCACTGGAAGCGGGAAGACCACGCTGCTGAACCTGATGTCCTCGTTCATCCCTCACGACGAGCGCATCGTGACCATCGAAGACTCCGCGGAACTCCAACTCAAGCAGGAGCACGTCTGCCGTCTGGAGTCCCGTCCGCCCAGCCTGGAAGGGACCGGGGAGATCACCATTCGCGACCTGGTCCGCAACTCCTTGCGCATGCGTCCGGATCGAATCGTTGTCGGGGAATGCCGCAGCGCCGAGGCCCTGGACATGCTCCAGGCCATGAACACCGGACATGACGGATCCATGACCACCATCCACGCCAATTCCCCACGAGACGCCTTGAATCGCCTGGAGACGCTGGTCATGTTCGCCGGTTTCGAACTGCCCTCACGGGCGATTCGCGAACAGGTCACCGCGGCCATCAACATCATCGTCCAGCAGAGCCGCTTTCCGGACGGATCTCGAAAAATTACCCACATCACTGAACTGACGGGTATGGAAGGGGACGTGATCACCTTGCAGGATATTTTTGAGTACCGGCAAACCGGTCTGGACGAGCAAGGCCGCGTGGTCGGGCATTTCGTGGCCAGCGGCTTCATTCCCCGATTCATGAACACCCTGGAGGCCAAAGGATTCACCTTCCCCAGGGAGATTTTTCTGGAATCCTATGAGTAG
- the cpaB gene encoding Flp pilus assembly protein CpaB, with translation MAKSVFSGKMGIIIPAALALLAVLLTFQYIHQKERELGFLAEPLPVLVVNRNVPRLTRLDRTMLTVEQIPRRYVQPGALSAYEDAVDQVTIVPMLQGEQLLGTKLVAYGIETGLAVKIPKGLRAVTIGVTDESGVAGLIKPGDFVDVLGSFEFGGRDKSDMQTFTLYQSVLVLAVEQHLGVETDAAKSIERSLIEQRQIREQRLMRKDRPTVTLALLPDQAQGLVLAQETGYLYLTLRSMFEERVAVTLGSTGLKELLGLKDKVYVTPPRWREIRGEREGFGF, from the coding sequence GTGGCAAAATCAGTTTTTTCCGGAAAAATGGGAATCATCATTCCGGCCGCATTGGCCCTTCTGGCCGTTTTGCTTACGTTTCAGTACATTCACCAAAAAGAACGTGAACTGGGATTCCTTGCCGAACCGCTTCCCGTGCTGGTGGTCAACCGCAACGTCCCCAGACTGACCCGGCTCGACCGGACCATGCTCACTGTGGAGCAGATCCCGAGACGCTACGTGCAGCCTGGAGCCTTGAGCGCCTATGAGGACGCCGTGGACCAAGTGACCATCGTGCCCATGCTGCAAGGGGAGCAGCTGTTGGGTACGAAACTGGTGGCTTACGGCATTGAAACGGGCCTGGCCGTCAAAATCCCCAAGGGCTTGCGCGCCGTGACCATCGGGGTCACGGATGAGAGCGGGGTGGCCGGACTGATCAAGCCCGGAGATTTCGTCGACGTTCTGGGGTCTTTTGAGTTCGGCGGTCGGGACAAGAGCGACATGCAGACCTTCACGCTGTACCAGAGTGTCCTGGTCCTCGCAGTGGAGCAACATCTCGGCGTGGAGACCGATGCGGCCAAGTCCATCGAGCGCTCACTCATCGAGCAACGTCAGATCCGTGAGCAACGGCTGATGCGCAAGGATCGTCCGACCGTCACCCTGGCGCTTTTGCCGGATCAGGCTCAAGGCCTCGTCCTGGCCCAGGAGACCGGATATCTCTATCTGACCCTGCGCTCCATGTTCGAGGAACGGGTGGCCGTGACTTTGGGATCAACGGGGCTTAAGGAACTGCTGGGATTGAAAGACAAGGTTTACGTGACTCCACCCAGATGGCGGGAAATCCGCGGAGAGCGTGAAGGCTTCGGTTTTTGA
- a CDS encoding TadE/TadG family type IV pilus assembly protein, with product MCSDPKILESRAGFDCGQGHRFRRGQSGQTTVFLALSMMVLICFLAFMVDVGQLVHDRILTQNVADMVALSAANVQAAGMNELADLNEEYRLLQRDLLKWLQIMPYADEAQVRNLVRYFKDWMTIVRELMRKANKFFPEYAEAAAYNTLDWYNDRYGDHFEIVMINHPRPLTELVHTPPVRLFSMYLDEPREPPPTSAWFSKKWRCEPAFKLQAMGVPFPYNDILDKPYMKKVDGSLTYMVVHVRRQARPVFVNLPAFGYDVEIPTINAFAGLIPTGGTIEDGKPEYFARFVPLERLGYGQFRH from the coding sequence ATGTGCTCTGACCCGAAGATACTTGAATCCAGGGCGGGTTTTGACTGCGGCCAGGGCCACCGCTTTCGTCGCGGACAGTCTGGACAGACGACCGTTTTCCTTGCCCTGTCCATGATGGTCCTGATCTGTTTTCTGGCCTTCATGGTGGACGTGGGGCAGCTTGTTCATGACCGGATACTGACCCAGAACGTTGCGGACATGGTCGCCCTGTCCGCGGCCAACGTCCAGGCAGCGGGCATGAACGAACTTGCTGATCTTAACGAGGAGTACAGGCTATTGCAGCGTGACCTTCTCAAGTGGCTTCAAATAATGCCCTATGCCGACGAGGCCCAGGTCAGGAATCTGGTGCGGTATTTCAAAGACTGGATGACTATTGTCCGGGAATTGATGCGCAAGGCCAACAAATTTTTTCCCGAGTATGCAGAAGCTGCCGCGTATAATACCCTGGACTGGTACAATGACCGGTATGGGGATCACTTTGAAATCGTGATGATCAATCACCCGAGGCCGCTCACTGAATTGGTGCATACGCCGCCCGTGCGTCTGTTCAGCATGTACCTGGATGAGCCGAGGGAGCCGCCGCCCACTTCAGCATGGTTTTCCAAAAAGTGGAGGTGCGAGCCTGCTTTTAAGCTCCAAGCCATGGGTGTCCCCTTCCCGTACAATGATATTCTGGACAAACCATACATGAAAAAGGTGGACGGGTCACTTACATACATGGTCGTCCATGTGCGCAGGCAGGCGCGCCCGGTGTTCGTGAATCTGCCGGCTTTTGGGTATGATGTTGAGATACCGACAATCAACGCTTTTGCCGGATTGATTCCCACAGGCGGCACTATTGAGGATGGCAAGCCCGAATATTTTGCCCGGTTTGTTCCCCTGGAAAGGTTGGGGTACGGCCAGTTTCGGCATTGA
- a CDS encoding type II secretion system F family protein produces the protein MTALLFGVLAGLLMGVGMYCAAQYSGWEWFSRRFQADADYVHATFEKMFWNVPITKCRLIVLAFPSFGLALATWATWGIQWYGTMLLALAVAAICWRLLRNGVDYIYTRYVRRFDEQLVDALVMASNALRVGMSLPQALDIVTKEMPQPVSQEFGLALKEHRMGKTLDDALSAMSDRLPSLDLAIVVNAVLILRETGGNLSETFDTIVYTITEREKVKDKIRTLTAQGKTQGVILISMPFVMAYLMNLVNPEYMEPLFTTLLGWLLLLFMCLMLLAGGLLIRKIITIDV, from the coding sequence GTGACAGCCTTGTTGTTCGGCGTTCTGGCCGGTCTTTTGATGGGCGTCGGAATGTACTGCGCGGCCCAGTACTCTGGGTGGGAATGGTTTTCGCGCCGCTTCCAGGCCGATGCCGACTATGTTCATGCCACGTTCGAAAAAATGTTTTGGAACGTGCCAATTACCAAGTGTCGCCTGATTGTCCTGGCGTTTCCATCATTTGGTTTGGCTTTGGCCACCTGGGCGACCTGGGGAATCCAATGGTACGGTACAATGCTTTTGGCCCTGGCCGTAGCTGCCATCTGTTGGCGTCTGCTGCGCAACGGGGTGGACTATATCTACACACGCTACGTACGTCGTTTCGATGAACAGCTCGTGGACGCCCTGGTCATGGCCTCCAACGCCCTGCGCGTCGGGATGTCCCTGCCGCAGGCCCTGGACATCGTGACCAAGGAAATGCCCCAGCCGGTAAGCCAGGAGTTCGGCCTGGCCCTCAAGGAACATCGCATGGGCAAGACCCTGGACGACGCCCTCAGCGCCATGTCGGACCGGTTGCCTAGCTTGGACCTGGCCATCGTGGTCAACGCAGTGCTGATTCTTCGGGAAACCGGCGGCAATCTATCCGAAACATTCGACACCATCGTGTACACGATTACGGAGCGGGAAAAGGTCAAGGATAAGATTCGCACCCTGACAGCTCAAGGCAAGACCCAAGGAGTGATCCTGATCAGCATGCCGTTCGTGATGGCTTACCTGATGAATCTGGTCAATCCGGAATATATGGAGCCGCTGTTCACCACACTGCTGGGGTGGCTGCTGCTGCTGTTCATGTGTTTGATGCTGCTTGCGGGAGGGCTGTTGATCCGCAAGATAATCACTATTGACGTGTAG
- a CDS encoding DUF192 domain-containing protein, with the protein MGWSVFFSRLSTSTYSCFNTANGTQLASRLEKADRLAARVKGLLGRRGLESGHGLWIEPCKQIHTFFMRFPIDVVFIDSRHHVLSMRSGFLPWRLSPFLFSARSVLELPTGMLEGRVRVGDRLHFFLNKVEKHAA; encoded by the coding sequence ATGGGGTGGTCCGTGTTTTTCTCGCGGCTATCGACGTCGACGTATTCGTGCTTCAACACCGCCAACGGCACCCAGCTCGCCTCACGACTGGAAAAAGCCGATCGGTTGGCGGCCCGGGTCAAAGGGCTGCTGGGACGACGAGGGTTGGAGTCCGGTCACGGCTTGTGGATCGAACCGTGCAAGCAAATCCATACGTTTTTTATGCGCTTTCCCATTGACGTCGTCTTCATCGATAGTCGCCATCACGTCCTTTCCATGCGCTCCGGCTTTCTTCCCTGGCGGCTCAGTCCCTTTCTCTTTTCCGCGCGAAGCGTCCTGGAATTGCCGACAGGCATGCTTGAAGGCCGGGTGCGCGTCGGAGATCGATTGCATTTTTTCCTGAACAAGGTGGAGAAGCATGCGGCTTAG
- a CDS encoding septal ring lytic transglycosylase RlpA family protein, translating into MREVPRGQWVTGEAVWYGELYHGRRTTSGEQFDMRLLSGSHTTIPFGERVEVVNPANGNSVVIVINDRSHLDRGLDLAISKAAAEQLGLAGQRRFAINYIWLE; encoded by the coding sequence ATGCGTGAAGTGCCCCGCGGACAATGGGTAACCGGAGAGGCCGTCTGGTACGGTGAACTGTATCACGGGCGAAGAACCACCAGTGGAGAACAGTTCGACATGCGACTGCTGAGCGGCTCCCATACGACCATTCCCTTTGGCGAGAGGGTCGAGGTGGTCAATCCGGCTAACGGAAATTCGGTCGTGATTGTGATCAACGACCGAAGCCATCTGGATCGTGGCCTGGATCTGGCCATCAGCAAGGCCGCCGCTGAACAGCTCGGTCTCGCGGGGCAGAGGCGTTTCGCGATCAACTACATTTGGCTGGAGTAG
- a CDS encoding pilus assembly protein N-terminal domain-containing protein yields MLKRFFFICVLCCAWSAMVAGTSAAMQINVLEGDYTTYTLNYSISRLAIGDPSVADYKAERAGGRVELLINGKRPGSTNLLIYDAQGQLKEELTINVLVKDLEAFKKQVEEILGPVDGLIMRVVSGKLLIEGEVTTPREMERILMVVGESPQVMNLAVVSPRSLEIVARSIHERLGDDNIKVVPVGQNIVLEGVVFSEAASNRYEQMARLYYPHVMNLLEQRDSAFAPGFDDMVQLVVQFMEVSESAIRGWGVNWSPMGTSSISGAQDLSGGSGSFTGALTGTISSLFPKLSVAKETGEARVLETASMSVRSGDPVNFHSGGEFAIPTAQGTGAVTMSYKKYGVMANITPIVQGERITMSMNIEISAPAGTSPGGGINFVTSNISTVQWCNSGDSIVIGGLVSQRDAKLFDSLPEGASGAIVQLYKSESFRRQQSQFVMFVTPMTLSGGAVEANREIMGIVEERFMEYEPDKR; encoded by the coding sequence ATGCTAAAACGATTTTTTTTTATTTGCGTATTGTGTTGCGCGTGGTCGGCGATGGTGGCTGGGACGTCCGCGGCAATGCAAATTAACGTTCTTGAAGGCGACTACACAACATATACTTTGAATTATTCAATATCCAGACTGGCCATTGGAGATCCCTCCGTGGCCGACTATAAGGCCGAGCGAGCCGGAGGAAGGGTCGAACTGTTGATCAACGGCAAGCGCCCGGGCTCGACCAATTTGCTGATTTACGATGCCCAGGGGCAATTGAAGGAAGAATTGACCATCAATGTCCTGGTCAAGGATCTTGAAGCCTTCAAGAAACAGGTTGAGGAAATACTTGGCCCAGTGGACGGCCTGATCATGCGGGTTGTCAGCGGGAAGTTGCTCATCGAGGGAGAGGTGACGACGCCCCGGGAGATGGAGCGAATCCTGATGGTCGTCGGTGAATCTCCGCAAGTCATGAACCTGGCCGTGGTTTCTCCTCGCTCCCTGGAGATCGTGGCTCGGAGTATTCACGAACGACTGGGCGACGACAACATCAAGGTCGTGCCCGTGGGCCAGAACATCGTTCTGGAAGGGGTGGTGTTCAGTGAAGCCGCTTCGAATCGGTACGAGCAGATGGCCAGGTTGTACTATCCGCATGTGATGAATCTTCTGGAACAGCGGGATTCCGCCTTTGCTCCGGGATTCGACGACATGGTCCAGCTTGTGGTTCAGTTCATGGAAGTCAGCGAATCCGCCATCAGGGGGTGGGGTGTCAATTGGTCGCCCATGGGAACGTCATCTATCTCCGGTGCGCAGGACCTGAGTGGTGGCAGCGGCAGCTTTACCGGGGCGTTGACCGGAACCATTTCCAGCCTGTTTCCCAAGTTGAGCGTGGCCAAGGAAACCGGGGAAGCCAGGGTTTTGGAGACGGCCAGCATGAGTGTCCGGTCCGGTGATCCTGTGAATTTTCACTCCGGCGGAGAGTTCGCCATTCCAACGGCGCAAGGGACGGGAGCCGTGACAATGAGCTACAAGAAGTACGGCGTGATGGCCAACATCACGCCCATTGTCCAGGGTGAACGAATCACCATGAGCATGAACATCGAGATCAGCGCTCCGGCGGGGACGTCGCCCGGCGGAGGGATAAACTTCGTGACCTCGAACATTTCCACGGTTCAATGGTGCAATTCGGGGGACAGCATCGTCATCGGAGGGCTTGTCAGCCAGCGGGACGCCAAGCTGTTCGACTCGCTTCCCGAAGGCGCCAGCGGGGCCATTGTCCAACTGTACAAGTCCGAGTCCTTCCGCCGTCAGCAGTCCCAGTTCGTGATGTTCGTCACACCAATGACCCTCTCCGGAGGGGCCGTGGAGGCGAATCGGGAAATCATGGGCATCGTGGAAGAGCGTTTCATGGAATACGAGCCGGACAAGCGGTAG
- a CDS encoding type II secretion system F family protein translates to MSTFILITIIALVAAAGFLFVRQFFSREGEAELLESLGVKTGQRETKSPLLRVSRPFILYLTQFTQDIKILEWRRKRQREIQAAGMLDEITVEELLAYKFFLAILFFLALLIYFSGAAWWVFIVVPLLGFFYPDRWLGDRKKKRAHEIVRALPDVVDMLALSVEAGLDFVAAVNKVVRKSRPGPLVHELGLVINEMRLGATRSDAFRNMAFRCDVRELSSFVSILVQADKLGVSIGKVLRAQSDKMRTERFQKAERLGAIASQKLLFPLVLCIMPAIFIVFFGPLIVRFVTGTLM, encoded by the coding sequence GTGTCCACTTTCATCTTAATTACCATCATCGCCCTTGTCGCGGCCGCCGGATTTCTCTTCGTCCGGCAGTTTTTCTCCCGAGAGGGAGAAGCTGAACTGCTGGAGTCCCTGGGCGTGAAAACCGGACAGAGGGAGACGAAATCTCCGTTATTGCGGGTCAGCCGCCCTTTTATTCTCTATCTGACTCAGTTCACCCAGGATATAAAAATTCTGGAATGGCGCAGAAAACGGCAGCGGGAGATCCAGGCGGCGGGCATGCTGGATGAAATTACCGTGGAGGAGCTATTGGCCTACAAATTTTTTCTGGCCATCCTGTTTTTTCTGGCTCTGCTCATCTACTTTTCCGGTGCAGCTTGGTGGGTGTTCATTGTGGTTCCGCTGCTCGGTTTTTTCTATCCGGACCGCTGGCTCGGGGATAGAAAAAAAAAGCGGGCGCACGAGATCGTCCGTGCCCTGCCCGACGTCGTGGACATGCTGGCCCTGTCCGTTGAAGCGGGGCTGGATTTCGTGGCCGCGGTGAACAAGGTGGTTCGCAAGTCCAGACCCGGGCCCCTGGTTCATGAGCTGGGGCTGGTGATCAACGAGATGCGCCTTGGGGCGACACGGAGCGACGCATTCCGGAACATGGCCTTTCGGTGCGATGTCCGGGAGTTGAGTTCTTTTGTTTCCATTCTGGTCCAGGCGGATAAGCTTGGTGTTTCCATCGGCAAGGTGTTGCGGGCGCAGAGCGACAAGATGCGCACGGAACGGTTTCAAAAGGCGGAACGCCTGGGGGCCATCGCCTCCCAAAAGCTCCTGTTTCCCTTGGTTTTGTGCATCATGCCGGCGATCTTCATTGTCTTTTTCGGGCCGTTGATTGTTCGATTCGTTACGGGTACCTTGATGTAG